One stretch of Priestia megaterium DNA includes these proteins:
- a CDS encoding SpoVR family protein, with protein MKEADYKQLYRAIDEITEIASGFGLDFYPMRYEICPADIIYTFGAYGMPTRFSHWSFGKQFYKMKLHYDLGLSKIYELVINSDPCYAFLLDSNALIQNKLIVAHVLAHCDFFKNNSRFANTKRDMVESMAATADRIKEYEVKHGKREVEKFLDAVLSIQEHIDPSLMRAKLSWSIDDVESAEEESISPYDDLWNLDYKEKKKPKPPKSFKKFPPQPEKDILLFIEEYSPYLEDWQRDILTMMREEMLYFWPQLETKIMNEGWASFWHQRIIREMDLTSDEAIEFAKLNAGVVQPSKTGINPYYLGLKIFEDIEERYNNPTEDMIRRGVEPGSGREKMFEVREVESDISFIRNYLTKDLVMREDMYLFQKQGKDYKIVDKEWTEVRDQLVNMRVNGGFPYITVTNGDYLKNGELYLKHWYEGIELDVKYLEKVVPYVHQLWGRPVHLETVMEGKPIAFTYDGKTVHRKHL; from the coding sequence GTGAAAGAAGCAGATTATAAGCAATTATACCGTGCGATTGATGAAATTACGGAAATAGCTAGCGGTTTCGGTTTGGATTTTTATCCGATGCGCTATGAAATTTGCCCGGCAGATATTATTTATACGTTTGGTGCATATGGGATGCCAACTCGTTTTTCACATTGGAGCTTTGGAAAACAATTTTACAAAATGAAATTACACTACGATCTTGGATTGAGTAAAATTTATGAATTAGTTATCAATTCAGATCCTTGTTATGCATTTTTATTGGATTCCAATGCGCTTATTCAGAATAAATTAATTGTAGCTCACGTGTTAGCCCACTGTGACTTCTTTAAAAATAACAGCCGTTTTGCCAACACTAAACGGGATATGGTAGAAAGTATGGCAGCGACTGCTGATCGAATTAAAGAATACGAAGTAAAGCACGGTAAGCGTGAAGTAGAAAAGTTTTTGGATGCTGTCCTATCGATTCAGGAACATATTGATCCGTCTCTTATGCGTGCCAAGCTTTCTTGGAGCATAGATGATGTAGAATCAGCGGAAGAAGAAAGCATTTCTCCTTACGATGATTTATGGAATTTGGATTATAAAGAAAAGAAAAAACCAAAACCTCCAAAGTCTTTTAAAAAATTTCCGCCTCAGCCTGAAAAAGACATCTTATTATTTATTGAAGAATACAGCCCTTATTTAGAGGATTGGCAGCGGGATATTTTAACGATGATGCGAGAAGAAATGCTTTATTTCTGGCCGCAGCTTGAAACAAAAATTATGAATGAAGGCTGGGCTTCTTTCTGGCATCAGCGCATTATTCGAGAAATGGACTTAACGAGTGATGAAGCGATAGAATTCGCCAAGCTAAATGCAGGGGTTGTGCAGCCGTCTAAGACGGGAATCAATCCATATTATTTAGGATTAAAAATCTTTGAAGACATTGAAGAACGCTACAATAATCCAACAGAAGATATGATTCGCCGGGGCGTGGAGCCCGGATCAGGAAGAGAGAAGATGTTTGAGGTACGTGAGGTTGAATCAGATATTTCCTTTATCCGCAATTACTTAACAAAAGATTTAGTCATGCGGGAGGATATGTACTTATTCCAAAAACAAGGAAAAGACTATAAAATCGTCGACAAAGAGTGGACAGAAGTTAGAGATCAGCTTGTTAATATGCGCGTAAACGGCGGATTTCCTTACATCACAGTAACCAATGGAGACTATTTAAAAAATGGAGAGCTCTATTTAAAACACTGGTATGAAGGAATTGAATTAGATGTCAAATACTTAGAAAAAGTGGTACCGTACGTTCATCAGCTTTGGGGCCGCCCCGTTCATTTAGAAACGGTAATGGAAGGCAAGCCAATCGCCTTTACGTATGATGGAAAAACAGTGCATAGAAAACATTTGTAA
- a CDS encoding antibiotic biosynthesis monooxygenase family protein yields MFVVNASFETEKKFEEQLKQKAKKNKTEIEAAKGNLSFECWKKDSADKVEYVFVSKWEDKQFFQAWISREEHVNEHKEANKKKTKAFSEAMEIKKTLRFYEAVEEDILS; encoded by the coding sequence ATGTTTGTTGTAAACGCAAGTTTTGAAACAGAAAAGAAATTTGAAGAACAGCTCAAGCAAAAAGCTAAGAAAAACAAAACAGAAATTGAGGCAGCCAAAGGAAATTTATCGTTCGAATGCTGGAAAAAAGATTCCGCAGATAAAGTTGAATATGTCTTTGTATCCAAGTGGGAAGACAAGCAGTTCTTTCAAGCGTGGATCTCAAGAGAAGAACATGTGAACGAACATAAAGAAGCGAATAAAAAGAAAACGAAAGCATTTTCTGAAGCTATGGAAATCAAGAAAACGCTGCGCTTTTATGAGGCGGTAGAAGAGGACATTCTTTCCTAA
- a CDS encoding Rrf2 family transcriptional regulator: MKISSRFTVAVHILSLIKVDSSHPSTSEWIASSVNTNPVVIRRVIGMLKKAGLVGVKAGAGGAYLLKDLEEITLLDVYRAVAAVEEGELFQMHENPNVECPVGANIQSVLELILKRSQDAMEQVLADVTMKELVTDLIAKIDA; the protein is encoded by the coding sequence ATGAAAATTAGCAGTCGATTCACCGTGGCCGTTCACATACTATCTTTAATTAAAGTAGATAGCAGTCATCCTAGTACTTCAGAGTGGATTGCTAGCAGTGTAAATACAAATCCTGTTGTTATAAGACGAGTAATTGGGATGTTAAAGAAAGCTGGACTCGTGGGTGTAAAAGCCGGAGCTGGCGGAGCTTATCTATTGAAAGATTTAGAAGAGATAACGTTGTTAGACGTTTATCGAGCGGTGGCGGCAGTGGAAGAAGGAGAATTGTTTCAAATGCATGAAAATCCTAATGTGGAGTGTCCTGTAGGAGCCAATATTCAAAGTGTCCTTGAATTGATTTTAAAACGTTCTCAAGATGCCATGGAACAAGTCTTAGCCGATGTGACCATGAAAGAATTAGTGACGGATTTAATAGCAAAAATAGATGCATAA
- a CDS encoding NADPH:quinone oxidoreductase family protein: MEQSFSALIVDKKSEDQVQTSVQELTLNDLPEGDVLIRVHYSGVNYKDSLASIANGNIVTSYPFVPGIDLAGVVVSSDSPDFKEGDRVIATSYDIGVSHFGGYSEYARIRSEWIVPLPENLTLKEAMIIGTAGFTAALSVHRLEENHTSPSNGSVLVTGATGGVGSFAVAILSKLGYTVEASTGKSSEAAYLKELGASSIVAREDVYNGKLKALGKQKWAAAVDPVGGEPLASVLSQIQYGGSVAVSGLTAGGKVPTTVFPFILRGINLLGIDSVYCPMPTRKEIWNRLANDFKPESFEPFIQQEISLQQLPEVLPTLLQGQARGRTIVKL; the protein is encoded by the coding sequence ATGGAGCAATCATTTTCAGCATTAATAGTAGATAAAAAAAGTGAAGACCAAGTCCAGACGTCCGTCCAAGAATTGACGCTAAACGATTTGCCAGAAGGGGATGTACTTATTCGCGTTCATTATTCAGGGGTGAATTATAAAGATAGCTTAGCCAGCATCGCAAACGGCAATATTGTGACAAGCTATCCATTTGTCCCAGGAATCGACCTAGCAGGAGTCGTTGTATCTTCTGACAGCCCTGATTTTAAAGAAGGTGATCGTGTCATCGCAACAAGCTATGACATTGGCGTATCACACTTTGGAGGCTATAGTGAGTATGCGCGCATACGCAGCGAATGGATTGTCCCTCTTCCTGAAAATTTAACGTTAAAAGAAGCAATGATTATCGGAACAGCTGGCTTTACAGCTGCTTTATCTGTGCATCGCTTAGAGGAAAACCATACTAGTCCATCTAATGGCTCTGTGCTTGTAACAGGCGCTACGGGAGGTGTAGGAAGCTTTGCGGTTGCCATTCTTTCAAAATTAGGCTACACAGTGGAAGCAAGTACGGGAAAAAGCTCGGAAGCAGCTTATTTGAAAGAGCTTGGCGCTTCCTCTATTGTAGCGCGTGAAGACGTTTATAACGGCAAATTAAAAGCATTAGGCAAGCAAAAATGGGCCGCTGCAGTGGATCCTGTGGGCGGAGAGCCTCTAGCTTCTGTCCTCAGTCAAATTCAGTACGGAGGCTCTGTAGCTGTCAGCGGGCTAACAGCTGGAGGCAAAGTGCCAACAACCGTCTTTCCCTTCATTTTAAGAGGGATTAATTTATTAGGTATCGATTCTGTTTACTGCCCAATGCCTACTCGAAAAGAGATTTGGAATAGACTCGCTAATGACTTTAAGCCTGAAAGCTTCGAACCTTTCATTCAGCAGGAAATTTCACTACAACAGCTCCCTGAGGTACTTCCGACTTTATTACAAGGACAAGCTCGAGGACGAACAATTGTAAAGCTATAA
- a CDS encoding nucleoside hydrolase, which produces MSTNIYFNHDAGIDDLVSLFLLLQMDDVKVTGVSVIPADGYLEPGISASQKIIDRFGSYDIEVAKSTSRGMNPFPKEWRMHTFYVDALPILNEKGKVQTKISQLPAHDHLIETLQHTAGKTTLLFTGPLTDLARALEKAPEIEEKIDKLVWMGGTFQEVGNVQEPEHDGTAEWNAFWDPEAVAKVWESKIKIEMVALESTNQVPLTPAIRQMWASLRRYEGVDFVGQCYAACPPLVHVETNSTYYLWDVLTTAFTGNSTLVKVKTVSSIVHTETPSQGRTEISEEGRPVDVVYDVTAEAFFMYITDLMKKAVAK; this is translated from the coding sequence ATGAGTACAAACATATATTTTAACCATGATGCAGGTATTGATGATTTAGTATCACTTTTTTTACTGCTGCAAATGGATGATGTAAAGGTAACGGGAGTATCTGTTATTCCTGCTGACGGATACTTAGAACCGGGTATCAGCGCAAGCCAAAAAATTATTGATCGTTTTGGAAGTTATGATATCGAGGTAGCCAAATCTACTTCACGCGGTATGAATCCATTTCCAAAAGAATGGCGCATGCATACGTTTTATGTGGATGCGCTGCCGATTTTAAATGAAAAAGGGAAAGTGCAAACAAAAATAAGTCAGCTGCCTGCTCACGATCATTTAATTGAAACATTGCAGCACACAGCCGGGAAAACGACTTTATTATTTACAGGACCGTTAACTGATTTAGCAAGAGCACTTGAAAAAGCGCCGGAAATAGAAGAGAAAATTGATAAGTTAGTGTGGATGGGCGGTACATTTCAAGAAGTAGGAAATGTACAGGAACCTGAACATGATGGAACGGCGGAGTGGAATGCTTTTTGGGATCCAGAAGCAGTAGCAAAAGTATGGGAAAGCAAAATTAAAATTGAGATGGTTGCTTTAGAAAGCACGAATCAAGTTCCCTTAACGCCGGCTATTCGTCAAATGTGGGCTTCGCTTCGAAGATACGAAGGAGTAGACTTTGTAGGGCAGTGCTACGCGGCCTGCCCGCCGCTTGTCCACGTTGAAACCAATTCAACATATTATTTGTGGGATGTACTCACAACAGCATTTACAGGGAATTCAACACTTGTGAAGGTAAAAACCGTTTCGAGTATTGTGCATACAGAAACACCGAGCCAAGGAAGAACAGAAATTTCCGAAGAGGGACGACCTGTAGATGTCGTATATGATGTCACAGCCGAAGCGTTCTTTATGTACATTACAGATTTAATGAAAAAAGCAGTAGCCAAATAA
- a CDS encoding amino acid ABC transporter ATP-binding protein produces MINIKNLHKSFGDLQVLKGIDLEVEQGKVIVLIGPSGSGKTTFLRCLNLLEIPTDGTIELDKKSMNFTKPVRKKDITSFRSLTGMVFQNYNLFPHKSALENVMEGPVIVKGVSTQEAEKRGKELLTRVGLGDKLDFYPFQLSGGQQQRVGIARAMAMDPKVMLFDEPTSALDPELVGDVLQAMKDLAKEGMTMVVVTHEMRFAREVADEVIFMDQGVIMERGTPDQIFSNPQQERTRQFLNMIH; encoded by the coding sequence ATGATTAATATCAAAAATTTGCATAAATCATTCGGTGATTTGCAAGTATTAAAAGGGATTGATTTAGAAGTTGAACAGGGCAAGGTAATTGTATTAATTGGTCCTTCTGGATCGGGTAAAACTACTTTTTTACGTTGCTTAAATCTTTTAGAAATCCCAACAGACGGCACGATTGAACTTGATAAAAAAAGCATGAATTTCACCAAACCTGTTCGTAAAAAAGACATTACTTCATTTCGAAGCCTAACAGGTATGGTCTTTCAAAACTATAACTTGTTTCCTCATAAAAGTGCGCTTGAAAATGTTATGGAAGGTCCTGTAATTGTAAAAGGCGTTTCTACTCAAGAAGCAGAAAAAAGAGGGAAAGAATTATTAACACGAGTTGGCTTAGGAGATAAGCTTGACTTTTATCCTTTCCAGCTGTCTGGCGGACAACAACAGCGTGTTGGCATCGCCAGAGCAATGGCGATGGACCCAAAAGTTATGCTGTTTGATGAGCCTACTTCAGCTCTTGATCCTGAGCTTGTAGGAGACGTTCTTCAAGCGATGAAAGACTTGGCAAAAGAAGGAATGACGATGGTGGTGGTAACTCACGAAATGCGCTTTGCCCGTGAAGTAGCAGATGAAGTTATTTTTATGGATCAAGGTGTCATTATGGAAAGAGGTACACCGGATCAAATATTTTCAAATCCTCAACAAGAGCGGACACGTCAATTCTTGAATATGATTCATTAA
- a CDS encoding amino acid ABC transporter permease: protein MFLLNNIFPDGERLNQLISIAQSSLLPMLKGAIQYSIPLTLITFVLGIILAVLTALARLSSIKVLNIIARIYVSIIRGTPLLVQLFIIFYGLPNLDITIDPFISAIIGFSLSVGAYASEIIRAAIQSIPKGQWEAGYSLGMTYSQALRRIILPQAARVSIPPLSNSFISLIKDTSLASLILVSEMFRKAQEIASTNYEFLLLYSEAALLYWIMCTILSIIQGRIEIRLDRYVSK from the coding sequence ATGTTTCTCCTAAATAATATTTTTCCTGATGGAGAGCGATTGAATCAATTGATTTCAATCGCTCAATCATCTCTCTTACCAATGCTAAAGGGAGCTATTCAATATTCTATTCCACTAACATTAATCACGTTTGTACTCGGTATCATTTTAGCTGTCTTAACAGCCTTGGCTCGTTTATCATCTATAAAAGTTTTAAATATAATTGCGCGCATCTATGTATCGATTATTCGAGGTACACCGCTGCTTGTGCAATTATTTATTATTTTCTACGGCTTACCCAATTTAGATATAACAATTGACCCATTTATCTCTGCTATTATTGGATTTTCATTAAGTGTAGGTGCGTATGCATCTGAAATTATCCGAGCAGCGATTCAATCTATTCCTAAAGGCCAGTGGGAAGCTGGCTACTCACTTGGTATGACCTATTCCCAAGCGTTAAGACGGATTATCTTACCGCAAGCAGCACGTGTATCGATTCCGCCATTATCTAACTCTTTTATTAGCCTTATTAAAGATACGTCACTTGCATCGCTTATTCTTGTTTCTGAGATGTTCCGTAAAGCTCAAGAAATTGCTTCGACTAACTATGAATTTTTACTTCTTTATAGTGAAGCAGCGCTCTTGTACTGGATTATGTGCACAATCTTATCCATTATCCAAGGACGCATTGAAATAAGACTAGATCGTTACGTATCTAAATAA
- a CDS encoding amino acid ABC transporter substrate-binding protein, whose protein sequence is MKKFAALLSLLLAFTVVLAACGSSSKNEANNGDNKSSQEDLYNKVKKDGVLTIGTEGTYPPFTFHDDKQKLTGFDVELAQEVAKRLGVKAEFKETQWDGMFAGLDAKRFDMIANEVGIREDRQKKYDFSDPYIQSGAVLIVRKDEKDIKSFKDLKGKKSAQSLTSNYKDMAQSYGANITSAEGFAQAVELMSANRVDATINDKLSFLDYKKKHPNAPIKIADEKSDGAASGFMFRKDSGKLVDEVNKALKDMKKDGTYAKISKKWFGEDVSPK, encoded by the coding sequence ATGAAGAAATTTGCTGCACTTTTGTCGCTACTATTAGCTTTCACAGTTGTGCTTGCCGCATGCGGTTCTAGCTCAAAAAATGAAGCAAACAATGGAGACAATAAATCTTCACAAGAGGATTTATATAATAAAGTGAAAAAAGATGGTGTATTAACAATTGGAACTGAAGGTACATACCCTCCGTTCACTTTTCATGATGACAAACAAAAGCTAACTGGGTTTGATGTAGAATTGGCTCAAGAAGTAGCTAAACGTCTTGGCGTAAAAGCTGAGTTCAAAGAAACACAGTGGGATGGCATGTTTGCCGGATTAGATGCTAAACGCTTTGACATGATTGCTAATGAAGTGGGTATTCGTGAAGATCGTCAAAAGAAATACGATTTCTCTGACCCATACATCCAGTCAGGCGCCGTATTAATTGTTCGTAAAGACGAAAAAGATATCAAATCATTTAAAGATTTAAAAGGAAAAAAATCAGCGCAGTCATTAACAAGTAACTATAAAGACATGGCTCAATCTTATGGTGCAAACATTACGAGTGCTGAAGGTTTTGCTCAAGCAGTAGAACTAATGAGCGCAAACCGTGTTGATGCTACAATCAACGATAAATTATCGTTCCTTGACTATAAGAAAAAGCACCCTAACGCACCTATCAAAATCGCGGATGAAAAATCCGATGGTGCTGCAAGCGGCTTTATGTTTAGAAAAGACAGCGGTAAGTTAGTGGATGAAGTAAACAAAGCATTAAAAGATATGAAAAAAGACGGAACGTACGCAAAAATTTCTAAGAAATGGTTTGGCGAAGATGTTTCTCCTAAATAA
- a CDS encoding fluoride efflux transporter FluC, whose product MKAINLISIAFGAIAGTYARYLLNLSLLYTGYPIGTVIENLLGSFILGLLTGFFVWKKPKEWIKLGLGVGVCGGFTTYSTFAGDVISLTQHHLFWGAIYVIVSLVGGILLALAGYLCGEAAGENLVKVHEVK is encoded by the coding sequence ATGAAAGCCATAAACTTAATCTCAATTGCCTTTGGTGCTATCGCTGGTACATATGCACGTTATTTGCTGAATCTTTCCTTATTATATACGGGCTATCCAATAGGAACGGTAATTGAAAACCTATTAGGAAGCTTCATACTAGGCCTCTTAACAGGATTTTTTGTGTGGAAAAAGCCAAAAGAATGGATAAAGCTTGGACTAGGAGTTGGCGTGTGCGGCGGTTTTACAACGTATTCAACGTTTGCAGGAGACGTCATTTCTCTCACTCAGCACCATTTATTTTGGGGAGCCATTTATGTCATTGTCTCTTTAGTAGGTGGAATCCTTCTTGCTTTAGCAGGCTATCTATGCGGTGAAGCGGCAGGGGAAAATTTAGTGAAAGTACATGAGGTGAAGTAA
- the crcB gene encoding fluoride efflux transporter CrcB, whose protein sequence is MSIVSLALGGAAGGICRYLLGLKVTKTVSNPPFPVSMLFVNLLGAFGLGLFYGSYYGKVPSHAYDDSIFLMIGIGFFGAFTTFSTFSVETVQLIREKSYRKVLAYVGISAFGTVGLFTVGLLAGTFLFK, encoded by the coding sequence ATGAGCATAGTGAGCTTGGCACTTGGCGGGGCAGCTGGAGGAATATGCCGTTATCTTTTAGGTTTAAAAGTTACAAAAACAGTTTCAAACCCTCCTTTTCCAGTATCAATGCTGTTTGTAAACTTGCTCGGTGCGTTTGGGCTTGGTCTTTTTTACGGTAGTTATTATGGAAAGGTTCCGAGTCATGCTTATGATGATTCAATATTTTTAATGATTGGCATTGGGTTTTTTGGTGCCTTTACCACTTTTTCAACGTTTAGTGTGGAAACCGTACAGTTAATTCGAGAAAAATCTTATCGAAAAGTGTTGGCGTACGTGGGGATTTCAGCATTTGGAACAGTTGGTTTATTTACAGTCGGTTTACTGGCAGGAACGTTTTTATTTAAGTAA